The Caldibacillus debilis DSM 16016 sequence CTCAACCCAGTAGTGAAAAAGGAGTAGTTGGTTGGGTACATGCAAATGATGTAACTGTGCGAGATCATGTAGGTGTCGATAATAAATCAAAAACTCTTTATGTTAGAGGAACAGGCCATGCATACAGCAAAGCTTGGGGAGATAGTAAAGATATCGTTTTTGAAGATTTGTCTATTTATAGAAATTCAATATTTAAAGTAAATAAAACGGAAAAAGTAGGAAACAACATCTGGTACCGGGGTTTACTAAATGGGAAGACAGTATTTTTGCATTCTAATTGGGTTATGGAAAGTAAAGAAGAAAAAACAAGCAAATTAGGCCATTTAAAAAATGAAAATGTAAAGATATACAATCGTTACCATACTACATCCATAACTGCTGGTGCAACACTAACCAATGCTGTTTACTATATTAAAAGTCAGATTGATTATAAAGGAACGAGATATTATTTAATTAGCACACAACCTAGCAGTGAAAATGGTGTAATTGGTTGGGTAAGTGCGAATGATCTTTCCATCCGTGACCATGTTGGAGTTGATACCCAGTCCAAAACTCTTTACATAAAAGGTTACGGTCTTGCCTACAGTAAAGCTTGGGGTGGAAAAAAAGACATCGTATTTGAAGATTTGAAAAGTTACAAGAATCACATATTTAAAGTTAATAAAACAGAAAAAGTAGGAAATAATATTTGGTACAGAGGAGTGCTTGATGGAAAAACTGTATTCCTTCATGCCAATTGGGTCGGGGTTAAAGAGGAATCAGTAACAAGTAAATTGGGACACTTAAAAAATGAAAGTGTGCAAATCTTCAAAACGATTGGGGATTATTCCTCAGCTTTCACAGCAAAAGGATTAACCAATGCTGTCTATTATATAAAGAAACAAGCATCGGTAAATGGAGAGACTTATTATTTATTAAGTAGTCAACCCAGCAGTGAAAAAGGTCTGATCGGTTGGGTACATTCAGGAAATGTAGATACCCGAACCCATGTGGGAGTTGATACAATACCAAAAACCTTCTATGTAAAAGGAACGGGTAAAGCCTATAGTAAAGCATGGGGCGGCGAGAAAGACATAGTGTTTGAAGATCTCAGTAAATATAAAAATAATGTGTTTATAGTAAACAAAACGGAAAAAGTTGGGAACAACATATGGTATCGGGGTATACTGAATGGGAGAACTGTATTTTTGCATTCCAATTGGGTTTCCGGAGATTTTGTTACTTACATTCATTATGGTGTTACCCTAAATGAAGCTTTAAATATTCAGATGCAAAAAAATCCCCAAACTGACAAATATCAATATTCACCAGCATATGTTTATAGTAAAGATGTCGATATAAATACTGGTGGTAAGATTACTGGGAGTAGTGTGAATTTAAGAACATCGCCTAAATTAACGGCTGGCATATATAAGACGGTAAATGCCGGAACTCTCTTTATTCTGTTAGATAGTAATATTACCGGTGATGCATATAATAATGATAAGAAATGGTACAAGATAGAATATGATAATAAAATTCTATATGTACACAGTTCATTAGCCAAAATAAACATAAAAGTAGGTAAAGTGAATAAAAATAATGTTAACATCTATTCTAGCAGTAATACAAATAGCCATATCTACGGAACCGAGAAAAATGGTAAGTTATTAGAAATTGTGGAAGTAGGGACTAATTGGCACAAAATTACTTATAATACATGGAGAAATGCGACTCCCTCTGATGTGAAATATTATTTGGATCCGACAAACTTTCAAAATG is a genomic window containing:
- a CDS encoding N-acetylglucosaminidase → MKKIFLSLIIFLLCVFQSTWILPGNDFKVSASTLSLNGNIKESTTSKLGKINATGSKIYYNLNNLKSFFITTNTHINKVYYIKKLAKLNNQIYYLLSTQPSSEKGVVGWVHANDVTVRDHVGVDNKSKTLYVRGTGHAYSKAWGDSKDIVFEDLSIYRNSIFKVNKTEKVGNNIWYRGLLNGKTVFLHSNWVMESKEEKTSKLGHLKNENVKIYNRYHTTSITAGATLTNAVYYIKSQIDYKGTRYYLISTQPSSENGVIGWVSANDLSIRDHVGVDTQSKTLYIKGYGLAYSKAWGGKKDIVFEDLKSYKNHIFKVNKTEKVGNNIWYRGVLDGKTVFLHANWVGVKEESVTSKLGHLKNESVQIFKTIGDYSSAFTAKGLTNAVYYIKKQASVNGETYYLLSSQPSSEKGLIGWVHSGNVDTRTHVGVDTIPKTFYVKGTGKAYSKAWGGEKDIVFEDLSKYKNNVFIVNKTEKVGNNIWYRGILNGRTVFLHSNWVSGDFVTYIHYGVTLNEALNIQMQKNPQTDKYQYSPAYVYSKDVDINTGGKITGSSVNLRTSPKLTAGIYKTVNAGTLFILLDSNITGDAYNNDKKWYKIEYDNKILYVHSSLAKINIKVGKVNKNNVNIYSSSNTNSHIYGTEKNGKLLEIVEVGTNWHKITYNTWRNATPSDVKYYLDPTNFQNDPIQKFQFLDLTKPSGATASQLNMYLKGKGVLENKGEKFIEAANKYGINDIYLISHALLETGNGTSELAKGVKYNGVTVYNVYGIGAYDGNPIENGAKTAYERGWTTIDKAIVEGAAFIGNNYIKTGQNTLYKMRWNPASMEKGIADHQYATDIGWAYKQVITLYNLYQQIGINSTILEIPVYKN